GACCCTGGCGCGACTGGTCAGCGCCGGTATCTTCCTCTCGGTGTTCAACGCCATCGTCGCCATCGTCATTCAGGTCGGCCGGGTGGTCTACAGCAGCGGCCGCGATGCGATCTGGACGCCAACCCTCAATCGCGCCTTCACGCTGATCCATCCGCGCTGGGAGTCGCCGTGGCTGGCGACCCTGTTCCTGGCCGTCCCTTCGGCATTGCTGAGCCTGTCCGGCAGCCTGGAGCAACTGACTTCGTTCACCGTGCTGCTGTTGCTGTTGATTTACCTGGTGGTGGCGGCCTGCGCGCTGTGCAGCCGGGTACTGCGGCGCGACCGTGAGCACCCGTATCGCATGCCGCTGTGGCCGTTGCCGGCCCTGCTGGCGGTCAGCGGCGCCGGCTGGCTGCTGGTGACCTTGCTGCGCGAGGCGTCGCTGCGCGACCTGTCGATCATTCTCGGGCTGCTGGCCGTGTCGATGGTGCTGTACAGCACCCACGGCCGCCTCAGCCCGACTTTCCAGAAATTGTGAGCATCCAAGGAGTACACATGCGTGCGCGTCAACTGGGCATCACCCTCGGCCACGGCACCCCGGGCCCGTTCAATGCCATCACCGACGTACCGGGAGTACGGGTCGGCCACAGCACCCTGGTCGACGAACAACGCCCGGTGCCGATCCGCACCGGGGTGACCCTGATCGAGCCACGCGCGGGTGTGGCCCGCCAGCAACCGTGCTTTGCCGGTTGCCATGTGCTCAACGGCAATGGCGACGCCACGGGGCTGGAGTGGATCCGCGAGGCCGGGCTGCTGACCACGCCGATTGCCATCACCAACACCCACAGCGTCGGCGTCGTGCGCGACGCGCTGATCGCCGCCGAGCGCGAGCGCCTGCCCGACGACGCGGTGTACTGGTGCATGCCAGTGGTGATGGAAACCTATGATGGCCTGCTCAATGACATCTGGGGGCAGCACGTGACGCCGGCGCAGGTGCGCGAGGCGCAGCAGGCCGCAGAGTCCGGCCCGGTGCAGGAAGGCCCGGTGGGTGGTGGCACGGGAATGATCTGTCATGAGTTCAAGGGCGGTATCGGCACGGCCTCGCGGCGCCTGGCAGATGACCAGGGGGGCTGGACCGTCGGCGTCCTGGTCCAGGCCAACCATGGCCAGCGGCGCGAGCTGCGGGTCGACGGCTATCCGGTTGGGCGTCAGCTGGGTCACCTGCCGTCGCCCTTCGCCGAGGCCGAGGCGGGCACCCCGGGTATGGGTTCGATCGTGGTGGTGATCGCCACCGACGCGCCCTTGCTGCCGCACCAGTGCCAGCGCCTGGCGCAGCGGGCGTCGATCGGTATCGCCCGTACCGGCGGCGGTACCGAGGACTCCAGCGGCGATATCTTCCTGGCGTTTTCCACCGGCAACCAGGACCTGCCCGCAGCGGACTATGCGCGCAAAGGGCTGGCGCAGTGCACGGCGGTGCGCATGCTCAACAACGACCATATCTCGGCGCTGTTCATGGCGGCGGCGGAGGCGGTGGAGGAGGCGATCGTCAACGCCTTGCTGGCGGGGCGGACGATGCAGGGCAAGGGCGGGCTGGTGGTGCCGGCGCTGGAGGGAGACACGCTGTTGACGGCGTTGCACGAGGCGGGGTGGAAGCCTCGCAACTAGCGTTATGACCATCGCGGGGCAAGCCCGCTTCCACAGATCCTGTGCCGGCTGGCTACAGGCGTGGGAGCGGGCTTGCCCCGCGATGAGGTTGTCTGCTGTCTAGCGGGCTCCAGCCAACACGGCACTACCACCTCGCGAAACCCGCAACGCCACCAGGCTGCCGACCACGATCAACCCCGCCAGCGCATACAGCGCCGCGTCGGTCGAACCGGTCTGGTCCTTGATGAAGCCCACCAGGTAAGGGCTGAGGAATCCCGCCATTTGCCCCACCGAGTTGATGATCGCCAGGCCCGCCACCGCGGTGCCTGCAGTCAGCAGTGCAGTCGGCATCGGCCAGAACATCGGCAGGCCGGTCAGCGCGCCCATGGTGGCGATGGACAGGCCGAGGATGGCGATGGTCGGGCTGCCGGCGAAGTTCACCGCGATCAGCAGGCCCAGGGCGCCCATCAGCATCGGCACCACAAGGTGCCAGCGGCGTTCGTTGCGCAGGTCCGCCGATCGTCCGACCAGGATCATGAACACCCCGGCCAGCAGGTAGGGAATGGCGCTCAGCCAGCCAATCAGCAGCGGGCTGTCAAAGCCCATGTTCTTGATGATCGACGGCAGCCAGAAGTTGATGGCGTAGACACCGCTCTGGATACAGAAGTAGACGAAGCCGAAGGTCCAGATCAGCGGGTTGCTCAGCACCGACAGCACGCTGTCGCCGCGGGTGGCCGGTTTGCTGGCGGCGTCGGCCTTCAGGTCCGCCTCGATCAGCTGGCGCTCGGCCGGGCTCAGCCAGCGGGCGCTCTGGTAACCGTCACTGAGCAGTACGATCGCCAGCGCGCCGAGTACCACGGTGGGCAGCCCCTGAATCAGGAACATCCACTGCCAGCCGGCCAGGCCATGCTGGCCGGCGGCGAAGTGGTCGAGGATCCAGCCGGAGAACGGTCCGCCGAGCAGGCCGGACACCGGGATCGCCGACATGAACAGCGCCATGATGCGGCCGCGGCGGTCGGCCGGGAACCAGCGCGAGAGATACAGCACCACGCCGGGGAAGAAGCCCGCCTCGGCGGCGCCGGTGAGCAGACGCAGGGCATAGAACTCGGTGGGGGTGGTGACGAACAGCAGGCAGGTGGACAGGCTGCCCCAGGCGATCATCATCAGCGCGATCCAGCGCCGCGGGCCGAAGCGGTTGAGCGCCAGGTTGCTGGGCAGGCCGCAGAGCACGTAGCCGATGAAGAAGATGCCGGCGCCGAGGCCGTACACGGTTTCGCTGAACTTCAGCGCGTCGAGCATCTGCAACTTGGCGAAGCCGACGTTGACGCGGTCCAGGTAGTTGAACAGGTAGCAGATGAAAATGAACGGGATCAGCCGCAGGGTAATGCGCCGGTACAGCGCGTTGCGGGTGCTCTCGATGCCTTGGTCAGGGGCGGGGCTGTGTGCCATGATCGGGTTCTCTGTTGTTATGGTTGTCACCGCGTCGCCTGTGCCGGCGCTCGCCTTGAGCAGTCTCGGGGAGTGTAGCGCGGCTGTCTTTGTGCTTTTGCACAGCCTCAGGTGCAGGCTGCTGTGCCGCCGACCAAAGTCGAAGGACACTTGGAATGTTCGAGCTGGACCACGACCTGGCCCAGGACATCGTCAATCGGGCGATGGCCATCCTGCCGTGCAACGTCAACGTGATGGACAGCCAGGGCCTGATTCTCGGCAGTGGCGAGCCCGAGCGCATCAATACCCGCCACGAAGGCGCGCAGCTGGTGCTGGCCAACGGTCGTATCGTTGAACTGGATACGGACGCGGCCAAGTGCCTCAAAGGCGTGCAGCCCGGTGTCAACCTGCCGCTGATGCTCGATGGCCGGCTGATCGGCGTGCTGGGACTGACCGGTGATCCGCAGCAACTGCGCACCTACGGCGAGCTGGTGCGCATGACCGCCGAGATGTTGCTGGCCCAGCGTCACCTGCAGGTGGAGCAGCAATGGCGTCGCCAGCGCTGCGACGACCTGCTGGCGCTGTTGCTGGGTGGCAGCGGTGATTCACCTCGCCTGGTCGACGAGGCCCAGCAACTGGGGCTCAAGCCCAACCTGCCACGAATTCCCTGTCTGTTCGAACTGCGCGCCGGGCCGCCGGCCGAAGCGCTGTCGGCCTGGCTGATGAACCGTTACCCGGACAGCTGGTGTGTCAGTCCTGCGCGCCAGTCGTTGCTGTGGTGCCGTCCGGCGGGCGTGGTGCTGGACGAGCCGCGCCTGTTCGAGCGCCTGCAGCGCCATGGCTGGGACGTGGAACGCCTGGCGCTGGGCAGTCCGGCGCAGAGCCTTGAGCAGTTGCGCCGTGGCTATCGACGGGTGCGCGACCTGCTGGCCTATGGCCGAGAAGTGCTGCCTGACGAACGCCTGCTGAGCCTGGCCCGCTATCGCCTGCCGGCGTTGCTCTGGCGGCATCGCAACGACGATGCGCTGGATGAACTGCTCGAACCGTTGCAACGCATCCGCGCCAAGGATGCCAGCGGCCAGTTGCTGCTCACCTTGCGCGCCTGGTGCGCCCATGATGGTCAGAGCCAAGCCTGTGCCGAGGCGCTGGGGATCCATCGCAACAGCCTGCGTTATCGACTGGAGCGGATTGCCGAGTTGGGGGAGGTGGATCCGTTGCGGATGGAGGGGATGTTGAGTCTGTATCTGGGACTGCAGCTGTTGCCGGCAAAGGGGTTGTAGCGTCGCGAACAGGCATCCGCCCAAACAACGCCCTTGTGTTTTGTGCATCCGACCGAGGCCGCTCTGGCGCACACCTGTCAGCATGCACGGCAACAGGACAGGAGAATCCCCATGAAGATCGTCATCGCCCCCGACTCGTTCAAGGACAGCCTCGACGCCGCCGGCGTCGCCCGCGCCATCGCCGCCGGCCTGGCCGAGGTCTGGCCGGCGTCCGAGCGCATCGAATGCCCGATGGCCGATGGCGGTGAAGGCACCATGGAGGCGATTGTCGCCGCCAGCCAGGGCGAGTTGCGCCGCCAGGTGGTGCGCGGCCCGTTGGGCGAGCCGGTCGAGGCGGGCTGGGGCTGGCTGGCCGCGAGCCGCACGGCGGTGATCGAGATGGCCCAGGCCAGTGGCATCCAGCTGGTGCCCAACGGCCAGCGCGACGCCTGCCGCAGCAGCACCTGGGGCACCGGTGAGCTGGTGGCCGCGGCGCTGGCGGCCGGTGCCTCGCGCATCGTCCTGGCCATCGGCGGCAGCGCCACCAACGATGGCGGCAGCGGCATGCTGCGCGCGCTGGGCCTGCGACTGCTGGATGCACAGGGCGCGCCCTTGGCCGAGGGCGGACTGGCCCTGGCGCAACTGGCGCGAATCGATGCCAGCGATCTGGATCCGCGCCTGGCGCAGGTGCGGGTGGACGTCGCCGCCGATGTCGACAACCCGCTGTGCGGCGCCAACGGCGCTTCGGCGATCTTCGGCCCGCAGAAGGGTGCCAGTCCCGAGCAGGTGCAGGCCCTGGACCTGGCCCTGGCGCATTTCGCCGATCATTGCGCGGCGCTGCTGGGCAAGGATGTGCGTGACCAGCCGGGCAGCGGCGCGGCCGGGGGCATGGGGTTCGCCGCCAAGGCGTTCATGGGCGCGCGGTTCCGCCCGGGCGTCGAGGTCGTTGCCGAGCTGGCCGGCCTGGATGAGCTGGTGCAGGGCGCGGACCTGGTGATCACCGGCGAAGGCCGTTTCGATGCCCAGACCCTGCGCGGCAAGACGCCGCTCGGCGTGGCGCGGGTGGCCAAGCGCCACGGCGTGCCGGTGGTGGTGCTGGCGGGGACCCTGGGGGCCGGCTACGAGCAGTTGTACGCACAGGGCATCGATGCCGCCTTTGCCTTGGCCAGTGGGCCGATGAGCCTGGAACAGGCCTGCGCCGAGGCAAAGACGTTATTGAAGGCGCGGGCCGGGGATGTGGCGCGGTTGTGGCAGGTGGCGCGCCAGCGCTGACTCTCAAGTCCTGCGGTAACCCTGAACAACGTCATGGCTGCTGTGCCTGCTGCCCCATTTCTCCAACCCCCGCATAGTCCGCGTGCGTCACCGGGACCAAGCCGGTGACAACCCTCAGGCCTCGGCATACATCCACCGCATCAGCGAATGCCGGCCACTGATTCCCAACTTGATTGCGGCGCGGCGCAGGTAACTCTCCACTGTATTGACCTTCAGCAGCAAGTGCTGCGCCTGCTGTGGCGCCGTACGCCCGGCCAGCAGCCCTTTGCATACCTGCATCTCGCGTTCCGAGAGGCTGATTCCGGTTTGATGCAGTCGTTCAAGGAACCGTTGACCCAGGCTGTCCAGATCCGCCAGCCCGACGGTGGCGGGCTGCAACGCATTGATGTGCTTCTCGAGCATAGGCAGCAACAAGGGCGAAATATCTTCCAACCGGCTGCGTTCGATGGCAGAAAAACCATTGCGCGTGCCCGCCCGCAGCACGGTGATTTCGTAGCGGTAGCCATCCTTGCGTCGGGTCAGGTGCAAGCGCGACGAATCGTCGAAGCCCTCACCGGGATCGCCGGCACTGAACACCGTCTCGTTGATCAGTGTCGTGTCAGGCTGGCTGGCGCACGCCGGGTCGATTCGCAGTTGACGGATATGCGTCGCGTCAATGGTCAGGTGGGTCTGGATCAAGTCGTGCAGGTGCCTGGGAAAGTGGCGGCTACCGGTACTGGATATGGCTTTGCCGATCTGCGGAAACAGCAGGTGCGAATTCATCGTGTCATCCATGATATGCGGTGGAACGGGGGCCCGCGCGCGCCAGTGACCAGCATCCTTGACTGCCGGCGGGGCCATTGGAGCTGCTTGCTATGCTAGTACAACGATTGAGTGACGATTAAATGAAGTAGCAATAATGGCATAACAATATCATTGTCGGTGCCAGTCATCCGCCGCGCCGCGCAGTCGGGTATCATGCGGGTCCTTTCAATCACGAGGCCCGCTCCATGTTCCTGAGCCCCGAACAGACCGACGAATTCCGCTCTTTCGCCGAGCAGCTGGCCGATGCCGCCGCGGAGGCGATCAAGCCTTACTTTCGCGCCAGCCTGGACGTCGAGGACAAGGGTGGGCGCCTTTACGATCCGGTGACCGTCGCCGACAAGGCCGCCGAAGAAGCGATGCGCCGATTGATCCAGTCTCGTTATCCGGACCATGGCATCCTGG
This window of the Pseudomonas mosselii genome carries:
- a CDS encoding DmpA family aminopeptidase, which produces MRARQLGITLGHGTPGPFNAITDVPGVRVGHSTLVDEQRPVPIRTGVTLIEPRAGVARQQPCFAGCHVLNGNGDATGLEWIREAGLLTTPIAITNTHSVGVVRDALIAAERERLPDDAVYWCMPVVMETYDGLLNDIWGQHVTPAQVREAQQAAESGPVQEGPVGGGTGMICHEFKGGIGTASRRLADDQGGWTVGVLVQANHGQRRELRVDGYPVGRQLGHLPSPFAEAEAGTPGMGSIVVVIATDAPLLPHQCQRLAQRASIGIARTGGGTEDSSGDIFLAFSTGNQDLPAADYARKGLAQCTAVRMLNNDHISALFMAAAEAVEEAIVNALLAGRTMQGKGGLVVPALEGDTLLTALHEAGWKPRN
- a CDS encoding MFS transporter — translated: MAHSPAPDQGIESTRNALYRRITLRLIPFIFICYLFNYLDRVNVGFAKLQMLDALKFSETVYGLGAGIFFIGYVLCGLPSNLALNRFGPRRWIALMMIAWGSLSTCLLFVTTPTEFYALRLLTGAAEAGFFPGVVLYLSRWFPADRRGRIMALFMSAIPVSGLLGGPFSGWILDHFAAGQHGLAGWQWMFLIQGLPTVVLGALAIVLLSDGYQSARWLSPAERQLIEADLKADAASKPATRGDSVLSVLSNPLIWTFGFVYFCIQSGVYAINFWLPSIIKNMGFDSPLLIGWLSAIPYLLAGVFMILVGRSADLRNERRWHLVVPMLMGALGLLIAVNFAGSPTIAILGLSIATMGALTGLPMFWPMPTALLTAGTAVAGLAIINSVGQMAGFLSPYLVGFIKDQTGSTDAALYALAGLIVVGSLVALRVSRGGSAVLAGAR
- a CDS encoding sugar diacid recognition domain-containing protein, giving the protein MFELDHDLAQDIVNRAMAILPCNVNVMDSQGLILGSGEPERINTRHEGAQLVLANGRIVELDTDAAKCLKGVQPGVNLPLMLDGRLIGVLGLTGDPQQLRTYGELVRMTAEMLLAQRHLQVEQQWRRQRCDDLLALLLGGSGDSPRLVDEAQQLGLKPNLPRIPCLFELRAGPPAEALSAWLMNRYPDSWCVSPARQSLLWCRPAGVVLDEPRLFERLQRHGWDVERLALGSPAQSLEQLRRGYRRVRDLLAYGREVLPDERLLSLARYRLPALLWRHRNDDALDELLEPLQRIRAKDASGQLLLTLRAWCAHDGQSQACAEALGIHRNSLRYRLERIAELGEVDPLRMEGMLSLYLGLQLLPAKGL
- a CDS encoding glycerate kinase, producing the protein MKIVIAPDSFKDSLDAAGVARAIAAGLAEVWPASERIECPMADGGEGTMEAIVAASQGELRRQVVRGPLGEPVEAGWGWLAASRTAVIEMAQASGIQLVPNGQRDACRSSTWGTGELVAAALAAGASRIVLAIGGSATNDGGSGMLRALGLRLLDAQGAPLAEGGLALAQLARIDASDLDPRLAQVRVDVAADVDNPLCGANGASAIFGPQKGASPEQVQALDLALAHFADHCAALLGKDVRDQPGSGAAGGMGFAAKAFMGARFRPGVEVVAELAGLDELVQGADLVITGEGRFDAQTLRGKTPLGVARVAKRHGVPVVVLAGTLGAGYEQLYAQGIDAAFALASGPMSLEQACAEAKTLLKARAGDVARLWQVARQR
- a CDS encoding helix-turn-helix transcriptional regulator, giving the protein MNSHLLFPQIGKAISSTGSRHFPRHLHDLIQTHLTIDATHIRQLRIDPACASQPDTTLINETVFSAGDPGEGFDDSSRLHLTRRKDGYRYEITVLRAGTRNGFSAIERSRLEDISPLLLPMLEKHINALQPATVGLADLDSLGQRFLERLHQTGISLSEREMQVCKGLLAGRTAPQQAQHLLLKVNTVESYLRRAAIKLGISGRHSLMRWMYAEA